Within Flavobacteriales bacterium, the genomic segment ATTCTTCGGGATGAATACTCAAATTGATGGATTCACTCAGTGGATTTTCTTTGTTCATGCTGAGTTTCCCTAATTCGATGCGCAAGGGAGAAATGGATTTTAAAATGGTCGTTAAACGCTCCGCCAATTCATAACCTTGTCCGGCAATCCCAATGATGTATAATTTTTCGGCGTCGAAATGATTCTCATACAATTCATGCGCAATTCGCTGAATTTTCTGGCGGATCTGATCGTGATCCAATACAAGGGTTGCTTCGGACATAGTGCGAAGTTAGAAATTGAAATTGAAACCCGAAAAAATTAAAGGCCCGGAGCAGGTAAATGGTGAATAAAAATAGGGGAGGGACCTGTAAAGGGAAGAAATCAGGATTTAAGCCGGCCTGAACTGAAGTAATATTTGTTGTAATAGTTCTCCCTCAAATCGTTAATCATCACGCCTCCGTGCACAGCGGCATGAATGAATTTGTGGTTGCCCAGATAGAGACCCACATGCGAAATGGTGTTTTTGCGGATTTTAAAGAAAACCAAATCACCTTCTTCCAATTGATTCCGGTCAATTTCCACACATTTCTTAAAATGATCACCGGCCGATCCACCCAATTGGGTTCCATAAATTTTATTGCAAATCACGCCTACAAATCCCGAACAATCCACACCCTTTTTCGATTTGCCGGCATATTTATACCGAACCCCCATCCATCCCATGATTTCTTTATAGAGATTCATGTTGGTGCACAGACTATCATAGGCAATTCCGTTTTTATTCATAAAGGAAAAAACTTCCTCATCAGAACGGGAACCCGGAGCCGCGGCATGGGCGGAAAGTGAAAGTCCAAGACTCAGAATTACTATGGAAAACAACATTTTCACGGCGCAAAAATAATGGATCGCAAGGTAAAACGCTGTTAATAAAATCCTAAAAAACATGGTTTTGTTAACAAAGTCAATCTTATTTTTAACCACTGGCAATGAAAATTAAGCGCAATAAAATAATTCGTCCTGTTCCCGAACTGAAGATGCCTATTTCTTTTCCAGGAACCGGATGGATCCTCATGTTCATTTTTACTTCTATTTCCTCTTTTTCACAAAGTGATTCGCTGGAAAAAAATAAACGCGAACTGAATTTCGTGGCCTATTCCGATTTTTTTTATGCCTGGGATTTTAATCAGCCCAAAGGAGAAAAGCGGCAGGATTATTTTTACAACTACAATCTTCATAATACCTTTTATCTCAATCAGGCTTTTGTGGGATTTGAATACAATGCACAAAAATTTCATTCAAAATTCATTGTGCAGGGAGGTTCTTATGTCGATCAGAATTACGCTTCGGAACCGGATGGATTAAAAAATATAGCTGAAGCATATCTGGGATTTTCATTGGGGAAAAACAATAAATGGAACATCGATGCAGGAATTTTTTCATCGCATATCGGATTCGAAAACACGGTTTCATTCGATAACCTGACGTTGACGCGTTCTCTTTGTGCTGAGAATTCACCTTATTTTGAGTCGGGACTCCGCCTGAAATATTCGGCCAATGAGCGCTTGGATGTGGTTGGACTAGTACTTAACGGTTGGCAAAATATCCAGACAAAAGGGATGAAAGACAGAATTTCGGGTGGTACCCAAATCAACTGGCGCCCCTTCTCTGTTCTTGAATTTAACTGGAGTACGTTTTTTGGTCAGGTCGATTCATCGATGCGTTATTTCAGCAATGTGTATGGCAAAACTTCATTGGGAAAAAAATTAAAATTAATTGCCGGATTCGATATTGGAGTTCAGTCCGATAAAGGGAAAATAATTCGTCCCGCTGCCTGGTATAGTCCGGTAATCATTATGCAGTACGCGTTTTCTGAACGCTACACTACAGGATTACGTTTTGAACGCTATTCCGATCCCGGCGGAAAAATCCTTG encodes:
- a CDS encoding phosphoribosyltransferase codes for the protein MSEATLVLDHDQIRQKIQRIAHELYENHFDAEKLYIIGIAGQGYELAERLTTILKSISPLRIELGKLSMNKENPLSESINLSIHPEELRDQRVILVDDVLNSGKTLIYAAQFLLQAPLKKMNTVCLVDRRHRRFPIRADFVGLTLSTTLQEHIEVEFKDGKDSVFLL
- a CDS encoding C40 family peptidase; translation: MKMLFSIVILSLGLSLSAHAAAPGSRSDEEVFSFMNKNGIAYDSLCTNMNLYKEIMGWMGVRYKYAGKSKKGVDCSGFVGVICNKIYGTQLGGSAGDHFKKCVEIDRNQLEEGDLVFFKIRKNTISHVGLYLGNHKFIHAAVHGGVMINDLRENYYNKYYFSSGRLKS
- a CDS encoding porin, which translates into the protein MKIKRNKIIRPVPELKMPISFPGTGWILMFIFTSISSFSQSDSLEKNKRELNFVAYSDFFYAWDFNQPKGEKRQDYFYNYNLHNTFYLNQAFVGFEYNAQKFHSKFIVQGGSYVDQNYASEPDGLKNIAEAYLGFSLGKNNKWNIDAGIFSSHIGFENTVSFDNLTLTRSLCAENSPYFESGLRLKYSANERLDVVGLVLNGWQNIQTKGMKDRISGGTQINWRPFSVLEFNWSTFFGQVDSSMRYFSNVYGKTSLGKKLKLIAGFDIGVQSDKGKIIRPAAWYSPVIIMQYAFSERYTTGLRFERYSDPGGKILGVQDIHIHSISANMDFKPSDSFIFRMEIRYFINKNADVFKRQNDLVRDDLLLTTGIAYRFQSSRKLPEKRIKL